Within the Eleginops maclovinus isolate JMC-PN-2008 ecotype Puerto Natales chromosome 5, JC_Emac_rtc_rv5, whole genome shotgun sequence genome, the region GGAAGcatttaaattgctttttttaaaaggtgtttttgtgttttctagAGACAACTTCCCAATCAAATCATGTGCATGttgtcttcctttctctctctttcttgttACAATTTGATAATCTATAATTTTCACTTTTATAGGGCCCCAGGTCATTGTCTATTTTTAACAAAGGAACCAACAGCTGTCTGGTTGAGATAAAGTTTTTATACATGCTGCTATATTGGGATAAGACCAACATACACACAGCTTTCCAAAACgttacataaaaaaagggaCTATTAGactatctaaaaaaaaataaagcattcgGAAATTATGcgtattttaaattatttttaatgctttaatttTTATTGGAGAGGCATGTCATTGATTGAaaatgtgatcacatcgttGTTTCGGTACAGTTGCTTGACTTGCTAGTCAAGTGCTTGAGGAATTTCAGGGATCTTCAGCAAAATGACGTTGTTATAATAATGTTGTTCTTCATAGATTCTAATAACTTGCTGATTTATATTTGAAGAACAAGCAAACTGGCTAATATTTACTGGCTAGTACATGTATAGTCTACaaactacataaaaaaagacacattgtaCAGTTAAGCTTTGAAAACCAATATTTTATTTGGTATGATTTGCACATTTGTTAATCCTTTCgttgattaaaaatgtatgctATAATTGTGGGATCAACTGAGGTCAGCAGCACTTGGAGTTATATTTGGGTGTGGGGTCAGGTTATTTTTTCGATAACTTTTTTTACTCCAgctggttattattattattattattattattattattattattattattattattattattattattattattattattattattattacaattattaaaattAATAGATTGTAAAATCAGCAGTTTTTACATTGTGCAAAGGTAATTATCCTCGATACCTTTTAAAAGGTAAACTTGTCCAAACACTGCCAGCTGAGTGGGCTATAAGTTAGTTCAGTAAGCAGTGAAATTGTTTTTCACTAATCCGGTTATTAATTCCTCTACGGTGCACTAAAGCATTGTAAAAACAGGACAGCTACTCCCTGCCTATGTACAACGTAAATAATCCAAAAGAATAACGTGTGTCTGTTGTGCCATAATGCTTGCACGGCTGTCAGAAAAGTACCATGAGAAAAGTATAGCTGAATGCTTGAATGAGtttgaaaattgaaaaaggATCAGAGAAAAATATGGCATTactcaatcatttatttttaatgatttgaatataaaaaaaataatagatttctgtttttctgtcttcccGTTTGTTGCCTTATTTGCCTGCTTGACAATGAGCAACAGCTGCATCGGCAGGACTTGTCAACAGAAATTGCAGCAATGCTGTCAAGGCTTGGGTAGCTGGAGTATAATGAAGCAAAGATCGACTGgaaaacccaaaacaaaacctttatttcatagaataacatttttttacaaattgaaggcaacataaaaaaaatgttttaaagaatttgGACTGACATCTGGAAGAAATCAGTTTTGCCTCCCACGAATGATTTTGTtacgttatttattttttgtttcacaTTGCCTCCAGTGTTCTTCCTGTCCCTAATAAGCCTTTGACTTGAGTTTAATTTTAGTCACAAAATATCATATCCTGTTGTTTTCCAACAAAACTGTCTCCTGGAATACAAGATGGTTGTCTTAGCGTTCACATATATCTTTCCCATCATCTTCAGGTATCTccagaaatgtttgaaatgctgcagacagtggtgaaatgtttgtattatttgatGTACACAGCTGGCTCAAGTAGTCTGACAAGTAGAGTGTTCACGCAAGACATTTACTTTATTACATCTCTGTCTGATTGGCCAACACTGAGGGGTGTAGTGTAAACCTACTAAACCTAGATAACAGtgttaatataaaatgtttgctGATGATGAATACAAATCCAATTGATCTCAGTATATTCATTCTGATCTGAGCTATTAAATGATTGCAACTTATCATAAGTATAGGAGTGTTTTCAATCTCTGATCATTAGCAACTTCTTAAAATGTGGTGGTAGAAATAGCAATTTCCCAACCTTGCTGTGTGGTAATGGGATGACATGCGCTCCTGCTACTGTATATAAGAAAAGCTCAACATTCAGAGCAACAAAAAACCTCCTTGACTCTCTGCGAGATAAACTGCTGAAGGTGTAAAGATTTGAAGGTGAATATATCTTATCTTTCTGTACTTTATATGTGAGGTTGGTGGTGATTTGGCCAATTTTGTAGAAAAGCTGCATCAGTCTTGATTTTTTCCATTTGACAGTGTGATCACTGCAACAATGCTGAAGGTAGCTCTTGTGCTTGGATGCCTCCTGAGCCTGGTTCTGGCTCGTCCTGTGAGTGTAATATTTCCATAATCAATATCATTATGATTTTTATACGATAACAGTCTGGTTTTAAACTTGCAActtgtgaatttattttccaGAGTGACATGGAGCATAACCGGTTTGCTCGGTCAGACTCATCTGGATCAGATGAGGTGAGTCCTTTCTTTAGCTTGTCTAATTCATTTTTCAACACACCTATATGTCAAATACTGAAGAATTCCTTACACATTTGAATCTGAATGATTCTGATTTTCTTGCAGGCTACCACCACTACGACTGCTACGACTACTACCCAGGCTGGGGCAACCACAACCCCTAATTTGGTCGCCATCATACAACTCCTACTGCAGCTACTCAATAGAAACTGAAATGTAACTTATATATCAGTGAATGAAACCCAGTAATTAATTACAGATGTTTGATCTGctctgtttttttcagtgtgatgTTGTTCTCAGAATCATCTCTACAGTACATGATACTGTCCTGATCATACCAGTGCAATCAAACATACTGTATGGgtcatttcactttgttttctggAGTAACTACTAAATAAAGTTTGTGAATTGAAAACATGGatatagtatgtgtgtgtttcttaaaaTGGATATGTATATGAGATCtaaatctatctatctatctatctatctatctatctatctatctatctatctatctatctatctatctatctatctatctatctatctatctatctatctatctatctatctatctatctatctatctatctatctatctatctatctatctatctatctatctatctatctatctatctatctatctatctatctatctatctatctatctatctatgtgcaaaagtattggcatcagaataaacacaataattataataattatccTTGATTATCCTCGATACCTTTTAAAAGGTAAACTTGTCCAAACACTGCCAGCTGAGTGGACGATAAGTTAGTTCAGTAAGCAGTGAAATTGTTTTTCACTAATCCGGTTATTAATTCCTCTACGGTGCACTAAAGCATTGTAAAAACAGGACAGCTACTCCCTGCCTATGTACAACGTAAATAATCCAAAAGAATAACGTGTGTCTGTTGTGCCATAATGCTTGCATGGCTGTCAGAAAAGTACCATGAGAAAAGTATAGCTGAATGCTTGAATGAGtttgaaaattgaaaaaggATCAGAGAAAAATATGGCATTactcaatcatttatttttaatgatttgaatataaaaaaaataatagatttctgtttttctgtcttcccGTTTGTTGCCTTATTTGCCTGCTTGACAATGAGCAACAGCTGCATCAGCAGGACTTGTCAACAGAAATTGCAGCAATGCTGTCAAGGCTTGGGTAGCTGGAGTATAATGAAGCAAAGATCGACTGgaaaacccaaaacaaaacctttatttcatagaataacatttttttacaaattgaaggcaacataaaaaaaatgttttaaagatctGAATTTGGACTGACATCTGGAAGAAATCAGTTTTGCCTCCCACGAATGATTTTGTTACGTTAAATGGAGATTCAGAAACCGGACATATGCGCTAAATACACAAGTGATGAAAGCAGGTACACTGTGGCTCAGTCGGACCACAATCCTCAAAGGAGACAAACACTGACTTGGGAAACTGTGAAGTTGTTTAAACTGGAAGTGAAGTAAGTGCTCTGTTTtatgatgatttattttcatatgctAAGAAATCTTTAGGTCTATCTACtgtatctaaatatatatatatatatataatagtaatacacatctgatatgttttatcacacacatgtttttacaTACAGTGTCATTAATGTTTCTATAAAAGACACAGAGAATTAAGTGATCTCGATCCAGTGTTTAATTGAAAGAAAAGGTCGTCATGACATGCTGACAGAACACAGAACTAAAGTCAAAAAATCTGTGTTATTCAATCAGTTTTTATTACAACTATTGATCTCTGGTTACATTAtaagttttatttattagctGTAGTAGCAGGAGCAGCAGTAGTTGTAGGAGCAGCTGTTGTAGTCGTAGCTGCAGTGGTAGCTAGCTGGCTGATCAGCTGAATCAGAAACTGGGTCAACAGGTTGTTTATGgcctggttgttgttgttgttgttgttgttgttgttgttgttgttctgcaaGAAAATCAGAAAGATGAATTGTCAAATAGAAAGCAGAGGAGTATTTAGGgcattgtgtattatttgacGATCAAGTGTGTTGAGTGTTGAATGTTGAACTGTAGAGGACAGAGAAAGCACTTACCTCGCTAGATTCAGAGGAGCTTGAGCGAGCAACTCGTCTGTGCCCCATGTTCATCTGTTGAGGAATTCACACATTTGATGCTGTATTTGTTATGGTATTACAAACATAATCGTTTACTATCAGCAAACAATGTTATTGATATTGAGTATTAACACGTTACACTTACAGGATCAGCCAGAGTCAGGCTCAGGAGGCATCCAAGCACAAGAGCTACCTTCAGCATGTTTACAGTGATGATCACTCTGTTaaaggaagaagaaataaataacgGATGCAGCTTATGCAAAATATCAGAGAAATCTCCATCAACCTCGTACAaaaatactgaaagagaagatatAATTACCTTTAAGTCTTCACAACTTCAGCAGATTGTCTCGCATAGAGTCGAGGAGGTTGTTGAGTTTCTCTGAGTGTTGAGCTTTGCTTATATACAGGTACAGGAGCCGATGTCATCTCATTAGCAAGTGAAAAACAATGTTGGGAAATGGCAAATATTAGGAAATGTTCCTCCTCCACATTTCAAGGTGTGGATCAGAGATGGAAACCACACTTGGACCGTATGATGGTGTGTTGCATTCATGTTATACCTCATATCAGAAATTGTTGTAGTTAATCGAAATTGAAAATTGAATGAATACGTTTAGTTGTCACAAAGATTTTACACAACCATTTTAATGTAGATTGAGTCTCTTAACCATTTCCCCTTTAGTATTGGcaaatcagaaaacaaatgcaatgaAATCTGTAAATGTGATTTCCTGCATTGAATCCCTTCTAGTCATATTCCCTGAAACATTTGTGTACTTATTATGATACAAACATTTCATCACTGTCTATGTCGAACATGAGCAGGAGATGGATTTGTGCCCAGAAAATCTCAAGATCAATGGGCACGATGAAAGCTAACGCTATAGGACAACCAACTCATGGTCCCGGAGACGGTGCTGTTGGAAGAACATGATTAGATACTGTATTTTGTGACTctcaaatagaaatgtattcaaagtgTTATCATGGGAATAGAAAACAATGAATGCAActgttaataaaacatttttttattcagaacCTGTAAGGCTTTATTGTTCATTCAAAGTATTTTACCTTTCCTCATCTTCAAACATACTTACTAATAATTAGAATAGTGAAAAAGAAATGTAGATAAATATGTGTCAAAGATCCCAAAGCAGTCATTATATTGTGACAGTTTTCTTAACAAACATATTTcatgacatactgtacaaactGCATATCCATCCAAACCCATGAGTCAGCTGTGGTTAATGTAACAAGAGAGCCATACAATTCTGTtccaaatacaattaaaagatttAAGCTATCTCTCGCCAAAAAACATTGTATCACATTGCCTCCAGTGTTCTTCCTGTCCCTAATAAGCCTTTGACTTGAATTCAATTTTAGTCACAAAATATCATATCCTGTTGTTTTCCAACAAAACTGTCTCCTGGAATACAAGATGGTTGTCTTAGCGTTCACATATATCTTTCCCATCATCTTCAGGTATCTccagaaatgtttgaaatgctgcagacagtggtgaaatgtttgtattatttgatGTACACAGCTGGCTCAAGTAGTCTGACAAGTAGAGTGTTCACGCAAGACATTTACTTTATTACATCTCTGTCTGATTGGCCAACACTGAGGGGTGTAGTGTAAACCTACTAAACCTAGATAACAGtgttaatataaaatgtttgctGATGATGAATACAAATCCAATTGATCTCAGTATATTCATTCTGATCTGAGCTATTAAATGATTGCAACTTATCATAAGTATAGGAGTGTTTTCAATCTCTGTTCATTAGCAACTTCTTAAAATGTGGTGGTAGAAATAGCAATTTCCCAACCTTGCTGTGTGGTAATGGGATGACATGCGCTCCTGCTACTGTATATAAGAAAAGCTCAACATTCAGAGCAACAAAAAACCTCCTTGACTCTCTGCGAGATAAACTGCTGAAGGTGTAAAGATTTGAAGGTGAATATATCTTATCTTTCTGTACTTTATATGTGAGGTTGGTGGTGATTTGGCCAATTTTGTAGAAAAGCTGCATCAGTCTTGATTTTTTCCATTTGACAGTGTGATCACTGCAACAATGCTGAAGGTAGCTCTTGTGCTTGGATGCCTCCTGAGCCTGGTTCTGGCTCGTCCTGTGAGTGTAATATTTCCATAATCAATATGATTATGATTTATATACGATAACAGTCCGGTTTTAAACTTGCAActtgtgaatttattttccaGAGTGACATGGAGCATAACCGGTTTGCTCGGTCAGACTCATCTGGATCAGATGAGGTGAGTCCTTTCTTTAGCTTGTCTAATTCATTTTTCAACACACCTATATGTCAAATACTGAAGAATTCCTTACACATTTGAATCTGAATGATTCTGATTTTCTTGCAGgctaccaccactaccactgCTACGACTACTACCCAGGCTGGGGCAACCACAACCCCCAATTTGGCCGCCATCATACAACTCCTACTGCAGCTACTCAATAGAAACTGAAATGTAACTTATATATCAGTGAATGAAACCCAGTAATTAATTACAGATGTTTGATCtgctcagtttttttcagtgtgatgTTGTTCTCAGAATCATCTCTACAGTACATGATACTGTCCTGATCATACCAGTGCaataaaacatactgtatgggtcatttcactttgttttctggAGTAACTACTAAATAAAGTTTGTGAATTGAAAACATGGatagagtatgtgtgtgtttcttaaaatgtatatgaGATCtaaatctatctatctatct harbors:
- the LOC134864983 gene encoding uncharacterized gerABC family protein DDB_G0290879-like translates to MLKVALVLGCLLSLTLADPMNMGHRRVARSSSSESSENNNNNNNNNNNNNQAINNLLTQFLIQLISQLATTAATTTTAAPTTTAAPATTANK